A genomic stretch from Empedobacter stercoris includes:
- a CDS encoding DUF4292 domain-containing protein, translating into MIKKLTYIFCLGILATACSTQKLAKVEKDNKTEVVSASAKIIQQTLSKKSSFKDLTIKAKVIADLGDANATIAVKNGQKIWVNATKFGFTGARSLITPDGFAAYEKIGGTYYEGDFTIANKLLKVDFIDYQKLQNLMLGKVFVDLNPTDYTASFANNQYTITYNKNQAIVASPTEGEYIQTYIFDNGFRLIEAHLKDPKRKMEVDLTYNNWVKAGAEEFPKNVKIIIKDKKTRQVELEYNSFTFQETNTPFSIPDGYKKKDIK; encoded by the coding sequence ATGATCAAGAAATTAACGTATATCTTTTGCTTAGGAATACTTGCAACAGCTTGTAGCACACAGAAATTAGCAAAAGTTGAGAAAGATAATAAGACAGAAGTTGTATCCGCTTCGGCAAAAATTATTCAACAAACATTGTCTAAAAAATCGTCGTTCAAAGACTTGACGATTAAGGCAAAAGTTATAGCAGATTTGGGAGATGCTAACGCTACGATTGCTGTAAAAAATGGACAAAAGATATGGGTTAATGCAACAAAATTTGGTTTTACAGGTGCTCGTTCATTAATTACACCAGACGGTTTCGCTGCTTATGAAAAAATCGGAGGAACGTATTACGAAGGCGATTTTACGATAGCGAATAAATTATTGAAAGTTGATTTTATCGATTATCAAAAATTACAAAATTTGATGTTAGGAAAAGTTTTCGTTGACCTAAATCCGACAGATTACACAGCAAGTTTTGCAAATAATCAATACACAATTACCTATAATAAAAATCAAGCAATTGTAGCTTCTCCAACAGAAGGAGAATATATTCAAACTTATATTTTTGACAATGGTTTTAGATTAATCGAAGCTCATTTGAAAGATCCAAAACGCAAGATGGAAGTAGATTTGACTTATAACAATTGGGTAAAAGCTGGCGCAGAGGAATTTCCGAAAAATGTTAAAATTATTATAAAAGATAAAAAAACGCGCCAAGTAGAGTTGGAATATAATAGTTTTACGTTTCAGGAAACGAACACACCGTTCTCTATTCCAGATGGGTATAAGAAAAAAGATATAAAATAA
- a CDS encoding murein hydrolase activator EnvC family protein — MKFVLSTILLTLSLSVFAQVPYNKANLQKQNAQLKKEIINLNKQLEVNKKNSKLNVEYVQNLTKKIQVQSKLVNNLSKEKRFIEDEIYLTQLEINKLSRELVELKKEYKQVLVRAYKNKSVENKLLFVLSSKSLGEAYRRIKYLEKYSAFQLGQANEIIGKQTDIQAKKAQKEKAKDEKEKVLSQQTLFSQNLEKERLSKEKAVEEFRKNEGVIAAEINAKEAQQRQIDAQIKAIIEEEIRQAKIRAEKDLKDWNEAKRGNSIASYNEYLRDNPKGDYAKSARTAILRIENDAKAWNIARSAHTKQAYQSYLKHHPTGSFVSTAKTEVAKFEQLEREAEEERQRIIAQRKAEEEARLKVQKEEDARKIAAAKAEAERKAKIEAEQKVVTKVPEKERVVKVDAVKPAETHAERPDSEGISGEFSSNKGRLPWPVDKGTVVSRFGSNSHPILSNITTQNSGVDISTYRGAQARAVYEGVVQAVMAVSGNGKSVLVRHGSYYSVYTNLSSVSVSKGDDVKRGQSLGIIYTSGDGETIMNFQVWSGTTKQNPALWVAGM, encoded by the coding sequence ATGAAGTTTGTTTTATCAACGATACTTTTAACGTTGTCATTATCAGTGTTTGCGCAAGTTCCGTACAATAAAGCGAACTTACAAAAACAGAATGCTCAACTAAAAAAAGAGATTATAAATTTAAACAAACAACTCGAGGTTAATAAGAAAAATTCGAAGTTAAATGTTGAATATGTACAGAATTTGACGAAAAAAATTCAAGTTCAATCTAAGTTAGTCAACAATTTATCAAAAGAAAAACGCTTTATCGAGGACGAAATTTATTTAACTCAATTAGAGATTAATAAGCTTTCGCGCGAGTTGGTTGAGCTTAAAAAAGAATACAAACAGGTTTTAGTTCGTGCATACAAGAATAAATCTGTCGAAAATAAATTACTTTTTGTGCTTTCTTCTAAAAGTTTAGGAGAGGCATATCGTCGTATCAAGTATTTAGAGAAATATTCCGCTTTCCAATTGGGACAAGCCAATGAGATTATTGGTAAACAAACGGATATTCAAGCAAAAAAAGCGCAGAAAGAAAAAGCAAAAGACGAGAAAGAAAAAGTACTTTCACAACAAACTTTGTTTAGTCAAAACTTAGAAAAAGAACGATTATCTAAGGAAAAAGCTGTTGAAGAATTCCGTAAAAACGAAGGAGTAATCGCTGCAGAAATTAATGCTAAAGAAGCGCAACAACGTCAAATAGATGCTCAGATTAAAGCCATTATTGAAGAAGAAATTCGTCAAGCGAAAATTAGAGCAGAAAAAGATTTGAAAGATTGGAACGAAGCCAAGCGAGGAAATTCGATTGCATCATACAACGAATATTTGCGAGATAATCCAAAAGGTGATTATGCAAAATCTGCACGTACTGCAATTTTAAGAATTGAAAACGATGCAAAAGCATGGAATATTGCACGTTCTGCACATACAAAACAAGCGTATCAATCTTATCTTAAACATCATCCAACAGGAAGTTTTGTTTCTACGGCTAAAACAGAAGTCGCAAAATTTGAGCAATTAGAACGTGAGGCAGAAGAAGAACGTCAACGCATTATTGCACAGCGTAAGGCAGAAGAAGAAGCTCGATTAAAAGTTCAGAAAGAAGAAGATGCCCGTAAGATTGCAGCAGCAAAAGCTGAAGCAGAGCGTAAAGCAAAGATAGAAGCAGAACAAAAAGTAGTAACTAAAGTTCCAGAAAAAGAACGTGTCGTAAAAGTAGATGCTGTAAAACCAGCAGAAACACATGCTGAACGTCCAGATTCGGAAGGAATTTCAGGAGAATTTTCATCAAACAAAGGGCGTTTACCTTGGCCTGTTGATAAAGGAACTGTCGTAAGTCGTTTTGGTTCAAATTCGCATCCTATTTTATCTAATATTACAACCCAGAATAGTGGAGTTGATATTTCAACTTATCGTGGAGCACAAGCACGTGCTGTTTACGAAGGAGTTGTACAAGCTGTCATGGCTGTTTCTGGAAATGGTAAATCTGTCTTAGTAAGACATGGATCTTATTATTCAGTTTATACTAACTTATCAAGTGTAAGTGTTTCTAAAGGAGATGATGTAAAACGTGGTCAATCTTTAGGAATCATCTACACAAGTGGAGACGGAGAAACTATAATGAATTTCCAAGTTTGGAGTGGAACAACAAAACAAAATCCTGCACTTTGGGTAGCGGGAATGTAA
- the dut gene encoding dUTP diphosphatase: protein MKVKVINISKHALPEYKTALSAGMDLTANIDAPIELKPLERRLIPTGLSIELPAGYEAQVRPRSGMALKHGLTCLNSPGTIDADYRGEIGVILANVSNEAVTINDGERIAQLVIAKHETIEWEETQNLNETERGAGGFGSTGKQ from the coding sequence ATGAAAGTAAAAGTTATTAACATCTCAAAACACGCTTTACCAGAATATAAAACAGCTTTATCTGCTGGAATGGATTTAACAGCTAATATTGATGCTCCAATCGAGTTAAAACCTTTAGAAAGAAGACTTATTCCAACAGGTTTGAGTATCGAATTGCCTGCAGGTTATGAAGCGCAAGTTCGACCTCGTAGTGGAATGGCGTTAAAACATGGCTTAACTTGTCTTAATTCTCCTGGTACAATTGATGCAGATTATCGTGGTGAAATTGGGGTTATTTTAGCAAATGTTTCGAATGAAGCTGTAACAATCAACGATGGAGAGCGTATTGCACAATTAGTGATTGCAAAACACGAAACTATTGAATGGGAAGAAACTCAAAACTTAAATGAAACTGAACGCGGAGCTGGTGGTTTCGGTAGTACAGGAAAACAATAA
- a CDS encoding sugar phosphate nucleotidyltransferase yields the protein MKIIIPMAGRGSRLRPHTLTTPKPLIPIAGKPIVHRLVEDIAKVCSEKIDEIAFVIGDFGDEVEADLISIAEKLGAKGTICHQLEPLGTAHSIWMAKEALDGPTVVAYADTLFRADFKLDMESDGVVWVKQVENPSAFGVVKLDEQNVITDFVEKPKEFVSDLAIIGIYFFRDGQKLYKEIEYLLENDIQKGGEYQLTDALENMRAAGDKFTLGKVDEWMDCGNKAVTVDTNTRVLNLDKEDFKGVSATATIENSLIIEPCFIGENVVIKNSKIGPFVSLGNGTVIENSNIDNSLIQENSTISNANLTDTMIGNNAKYFGVSRSISLGDYSELDFKSHEA from the coding sequence ATGAAAATTATTATCCCAATGGCAGGACGTGGTTCACGTTTGCGCCCTCATACATTAACAACACCAAAACCTTTAATTCCAATTGCAGGTAAACCAATTGTTCATCGTTTAGTAGAAGATATCGCAAAAGTATGTTCAGAAAAAATTGATGAAATTGCATTTGTAATTGGTGATTTTGGCGATGAAGTTGAAGCTGATTTAATTTCGATTGCAGAAAAATTAGGAGCAAAAGGAACAATTTGTCACCAATTAGAACCACTTGGAACAGCGCACTCTATTTGGATGGCGAAAGAAGCTTTAGACGGACCAACAGTAGTTGCATATGCAGATACATTATTCCGTGCAGATTTCAAATTGGATATGGAATCGGATGGCGTAGTTTGGGTAAAACAAGTCGAAAATCCTTCTGCTTTCGGAGTTGTGAAATTAGATGAGCAAAATGTAATCACGGATTTTGTTGAAAAACCAAAAGAATTTGTTTCTGATTTAGCAATTATCGGGATTTATTTTTTCCGTGATGGACAAAAATTATACAAAGAGATTGAATATTTATTAGAGAATGATATTCAGAAAGGAGGTGAATATCAATTGACAGATGCATTAGAAAATATGCGTGCTGCAGGAGATAAATTTACGCTTGGTAAAGTTGACGAATGGATGGATTGTGGTAACAAAGCAGTTACTGTTGATACAAACACACGCGTGTTGAACTTGGATAAAGAAGATTTTAAAGGCGTTTCAGCAACTGCAACAATCGAAAATTCTTTAATCATTGAACCATGTTTTATTGGGGAAAATGTCGTGATTAAAAACTCAAAAATTGGACCTTTTGTATCATTGGGAAATGGAACGGTTATTGAAAACTCGAATATTGACAATAGTTTGATTCAAGAAAATTCAACGATTAGTAATGCTAATTTAACAGATACAATGATCGGAAATAATGCCAAATATTTTGGTGTTTCGCGTAGTATCAGCTTAGGAGATTACTCTGAATTGGATTTCAAGTCACACGAAGCTTAA
- a CDS encoding lipopolysaccharide biosynthesis protein translates to MFALTPFIIGKTAEGDFSIFGQLYAAVSFLNVILTFGFETAFFRYATEESLYQKVLNTSFWFMTLTSSVMMVLLYVFLQPLADFANYTDHPEYLLWFGWIAFFDTLCVIPFAVLRFKNRPILYSSIKVFQNVFQAILTIVLLYYVSFDVMNGLGFDNTISYPFISNLIASILGFILLFGVIRQVQFKFDKPLFKTMFIYAYPLMIAGLGYVLNENFDKLVQRQFIDEDAAGSYAACYKLATLMTLFVTAYRMGIEPFFFKVAKKGDAKQMYANILFFFSIICNIVILGILANIDWIKQLFIIKSSYWIALDIVPIILIANLFFGIYYNLSTWYKVTDRTNIGTIISLIGGAITIILNILLLPKYGFMVSAWTTLIAYGVMMVISYIWGQKVYPIPYKVNKILLYMGIAIALGWTNYFVLDSNLIIGNLILIVYIAFIALAERNTLKKLRK, encoded by the coding sequence ATGTTTGCATTGACACCATTTATTATTGGTAAAACTGCAGAAGGAGATTTCTCTATTTTCGGTCAGCTGTATGCTGCTGTCTCATTTCTTAATGTGATTTTGACATTTGGTTTCGAAACAGCATTTTTCAGATATGCTACAGAAGAAAGTTTGTATCAAAAAGTATTGAATACATCTTTTTGGTTTATGACTTTAACTTCATCTGTTATGATGGTGTTGTTGTATGTTTTTTTACAACCTTTGGCAGATTTTGCCAATTACACCGATCATCCCGAATACCTTTTATGGTTTGGTTGGATTGCTTTCTTTGACACCCTTTGTGTTATTCCGTTCGCTGTTCTTCGTTTCAAGAATCGACCAATTTTATACTCCAGCATAAAAGTTTTTCAGAACGTATTTCAAGCGATTTTAACCATCGTTTTATTGTACTACGTATCTTTTGATGTTATGAATGGATTAGGGTTTGATAATACAATTTCATATCCATTTATCTCAAATTTAATTGCAAGTATTCTTGGTTTTATATTGTTGTTTGGTGTGATTCGTCAAGTACAATTTAAGTTTGATAAACCTTTATTCAAAACGATGTTTATATACGCTTATCCCCTTATGATTGCTGGTTTGGGTTATGTTTTGAACGAAAATTTTGATAAATTAGTTCAACGACAATTTATTGATGAAGATGCTGCAGGTTCCTACGCGGCATGTTATAAATTAGCGACTTTGATGACGCTTTTTGTTACAGCCTACCGAATGGGAATCGAACCATTCTTTTTTAAAGTTGCTAAAAAAGGAGATGCAAAACAGATGTATGCCAATATCCTTTTCTTTTTTAGTATTATTTGTAACATTGTAATTCTCGGAATATTAGCAAACATCGATTGGATCAAGCAACTGTTCATTATCAAATCATCTTATTGGATTGCGTTGGATATTGTTCCAATTATTTTAATTGCTAATTTATTTTTTGGAATTTATTACAACCTTTCAACATGGTATAAAGTCACAGATAGAACAAATATCGGAACTATAATTTCATTAATTGGAGGTGCAATCACCATTATATTAAACATCCTCTTATTACCAAAATATGGATTTATGGTTTCTGCATGGACGACTTTAATTGCTTATGGTGTAATGATGGTGATTTCGTACATTTGGGGACAGAAAGTTTATCCGATTCCTTACAAAGTCAATAAAATATTACTTTATATGGGAATTGCAATCGCATTAGGTTGGACAAATTATTTTGTGCTTGATTCTAATTTGATTATTGGTAATCTAATTCTAATCGTGTACATTGCATTTATTGCTTTAGCAGAAAGAAATACACTCAAAAAATTAAGAAAATAA
- the tatA gene encoding twin-arginine translocase TatA/TatE family subunit, with protein sequence MGMLGGKEWIVILLFVLLLFGGKKIPELMRGLGSGLNEFKKATREDNKPEDTTSEKKEN encoded by the coding sequence ATGGGAATGTTAGGAGGTAAAGAGTGGATAGTAATTCTATTGTTTGTATTACTATTATTCGGGGGTAAAAAAATTCCTGAATTAATGCGCGGTTTAGGTTCTGGATTAAATGAATTTAAAAAAGCAACTCGCGAAGATAACAAGCCAGAAGACACAACTTCTGAAAAGAAAGAAAATTAA